One Phocoena phocoena chromosome 5, mPhoPho1.1, whole genome shotgun sequence genomic region harbors:
- the BDH2 gene encoding dehydrogenase/reductase SDR family member 6 codes for MGRLDGKVIVLTAAAQGIGRAATLAFAREGAKVIATDINEFKLQELEKYPGVQTRVLDVTKKKQIDQFANDIERLDVLFNVAGFVHHGTILDCGERDWDFSMNLNVRSMYLMIKAFLPKMLAQKSGNIINMSSVASSIKGVVNRCVYSTTKAAVIGLTKSVAADFIQQGIRCNCVCPGTVDTPSLQERIQARPNPEEALSDFLKRQKTGRFATAEEIALLCVYLASDESAYVTGNPIIIDGGWSL; via the exons ATGGGTCGACTTGATGGGAAGGTCATCGTCCTGACAGCAGCTGCTCAGGGGATTGGCCGGGCAGCTACCTTA GCTTTTGCAAGAGAAGGTGCCAAAGTCATAGCCACAGATATCAATGAGTTCAAACTTCAGGAACTGGAAAAGTACCCAG gtgtTCAGACTCGGGTCCTtgatgtcacaaagaagaaacaaattgaTCAGTTCGCCAATGACATTGAGAGACTTGATGTTCTCTTCAATGTTGCTGG TTTCGTCCATCATGGAACCATCCTGGACTGTGGGGAGAGAGACTGGGACTTCTCAATGAATCTCAACGTCCGCAGCATGTACCTGATGATCAAGGCCTTTCTTCCTAAA aTGCTTGCTCAGAAATCTGGCAACATTATCAACATGTCCTCTGTGGCATCGAGCATCAAAG GAGTTGTGAACAGGTGTGTGTACAGCACAACCAAGGCGGCTGTGATTGGTCTCACAAAGTCTGTTGCTGCAGACTTCATCCAGCAGGGTATCCGGTGCAACTGTGTGTGTCCAG GAACGGTTGATACCCCATCTCTGCAGGAAAGAATACAAGCCAGACCAAATCCTGAAGAG GCACTGAGCGATTTcctaaagagacagaaaacaggaaGATTTGCAACTGCAGAAGAAATAGCCCTGCTCTGCGTGTACCTGGCCTCTGATGAA TCTGCCTATGTAACAGGTAATCCTATTATCATTGATGGAGGCT